The window gaactaaaatttttagaaatagagaccgaaactttaataacattttatatttaaaataccctcatttcaattaattaattctaattttatcttttgtgcaaattaaagtagagtttcattcttgttttaatttctgtctcccattttACACAAAACAGAatattgaaatttatttcaatctctgtctcttagtctcagtctctcaatctCAGTTTTTCTGtgtctgtctctccaccaaatgctacctaaaagaGCATAATTCATTCATTATTCATGTTCCGTGCATCAGGTTTCCAGATAAGGAGGCTGGGCAGTTTCCAATGGCATATGTTGTAAGAAAGGCTGGAAGCAGCATTTCGGAGAAGGAAGTGATGGATTTTGTGGCAAAACAGGTTTGAATCCAATTAACTCTAAGCATtccttttttcatttttgtgAGAGTCTCAGTTACTTTATATCTTGTGTGTGATGCATGCAGGTGGCTCCATACAAGAGAATTAGAAAGGTCGCTTTTATATCTTCCGTACCCAAAAATCCATCTGGCAAGATTCTAAGGAGGGATCTCATCAACCTCGCAACCTCTAAACTCTGAAAAcacttttaacattttttttattcggGATATGTATGGCTCTCCTGCAATTTTAGTTATTATGCCTTGTTTATATACTTTTTTCAGGAgattaataaaaagtaataatgtaCGTATGTTCCTAATTTGTTTTCTCAAGATAATGTTCATATCTAGTGTTCCTTTAAGAAAATTCAATTATCACATTTAATTTAAATCGACTTATTAGTGCTTAATTTAAAAACGAGAATGTTATGGAATAATACTTTTAGTGAAAAAAATAGTAttagttcaaaaataaaaatattagagactaatattttttatcaatattaattaACACTTTGAGTTTGTTTGAAAAGCTTCAACAACTTTTTTCTGAGCTTTTTACTTATGAAAAGTCACATTAATGTTGtttaatacaattttttaaatatactttTGAATTAATGtcttacttttatattattaaaatttaaaatttagtatttaagatttaaaattgatcaaatattaaaaaaataataaattttgtttgtcaTTAATTCAAATGCAAGAAAAGAAATATTAATAGTCTAACCACAGGTAGCTAAATGTGCATTCATAACACCGTAGTGTCAATGGTTTCTCAGATTATAGATAGTGTCAGAGGGGATTAATGGTATGTGTTAAATTAATGATCTCAGTTCTTGTGTGTATGCTAATCTGACTAATATGGAATTTAGTAAGATAAAGGAgttaaataactgaaaaataagaTTAGTAAGGAATACTCATGGTCATGGCCTTATAATTAATatgttttcaatatttttatttgaatttaataaaACGAATGTGCACACTACATATAATCATTCGTACTAAGTTCAAACCTTGGTAATTCCAGGCTTGTAAATTCGACATCATGAccaaaaaataaagtataaaaaacAGGTAAGGATGATTATCATTAATCAAACAAAATCATAGCACACCTCCTTATTCTATACTAGATCTTGAATTCGTTCCTTCTATTATTCTTTAGATGGCTCACTGCTCATATAGGGACTGCAATTTCAAGAATAAGAAATAAGCAaagagaagaaaaacaagaacaaaatagaaacagATATGCACAAATCATAAAGAAATATTAATGTTGAGGAGAGTTAACAGGATGATTAACCTCGTGTAGGATAATGCAACTAATCAAACagtaaaggaaaagtatagggtaccaatatattatctgccaacttattaccaataataattaattattatattttaaacatatgtataaagagacacatctaaGAAATACATCTATAAAAACATTTCTATTAGACAcatttataaaaaatacatttttattagacacatccacaaagacaCTTTCATTAAATACAGTCATAaacaagagttggcagaagttggcagaaatattgttggtaacgtagcgggatTGAACAGTAAAATGTTAAAAAGTGCTTAAAAGATGCAGCGAAGTTGTTGGTGACCACACACCATAAATAATATCTACTGCACGATTTGGTTTCATCATCTCCTGCCAAAAGGGTTGCCCTGTAACTGTAGCTACAATGGAAATTGGCCAAATGTCACCATGAAGATTATTTTCTCAAGAATGGTGTTCTAGAATTAGCACatatatagaaatacaaaacaataaaaaaacgaAGAAAAGCATGAAATTGCTTCTTCACCTTCTCCGAGCCTTCTTCAAAATTTGCCTTCTTTTTGGGTGTCTCATCTTCAATAACACCAGCATCATCACAATTCTTTTTGTGCATCTCTTCTTCCATACCACCACCTTCATAACGGTTGGAGTCCCTAGCTGGTGTGATTCTACTTAAAAACAATTTAAACAAATACAGTTTTGACCagcaatttttttagtttacatACGCTTGAGAAATGACCTTAACATAGATGAACAATGTTAGAACTTGAAAAGAATAAGAGGGATTCAATCTTTACCAATATGCATGAGTGTACTTAACTGCTTATACATGAGGAATTGACaccacaagaaaacataaaaacgaAGAGGCAACAATTAAAGGATAGACTTAAAAAGAACAACTAAATGTTTAGAACATCAATCAATATATGAACAAAAATTTGTTATTTCTTACTCGAGTCCATCTCTGAAGCTGGATCCAAGACAGAAAGACATAGAGGCATTTTTTTTCACTCGGTCCTCTAAATCTTGATCTCTTTGCCTTCAATTACAAAACAACAAAACTttatagtaaaaagaaaaaaataaaataaaacacaagTTAATTGACACAGACTTGCCTAAAGTCATCATGATCCTTAATATCACATCTCTCACAGCGTGTAGGAAGTTGAGCAGGACTAAGATCCAAGAAACGATCTGCCAGGAAAAGGTGGGGGAGTCAATGTGTTCAATAATTCGTGATGGTAAAAGTAAAGTTATCAAGAGGGAGAAAAGACTAGAGAAATTCATTTAAGATACCTAGTTTAAGTCGTTTGGCATATGCTACGTGCATTTCATCAGGATTCATTTCATGGACTGCACCAAAAAAATACTTGGCGGAATCGGACTTTTCGGTTGATATAGGCTTCCCCTCCCACATCAACTTATGAAGGAAGCCAAGAGGAATATAAGGTTGAACCATTCTCTTGGGAATCGAGGACGTCGAAAGCTTATACTCATCTTCCTACAAAATAGATAGTAAcgaagaattttttgaaaaaacattAATATAACGAAAAAAGGTAGGCTCTACATTAAGTAGAAACATGTTTCACATAGGAAAAAATCGAACAATGCTGAGTGTTTTGAAATGGAGATGGTGGTGCATAAGGGGAGAATGGAGTCATTTGTTAGTAAAGGGAAGGAAGGGACatctaaaattgtgaaagaaCAAATCATGAAGCAACATGCTAGAAGGAAGATGTAGTTCAAGTTGTGGGTGATGGTGATGGAGCTTGTAATCTTGTGGCAGCAGGGAAACATACATGTTAGAGGAACAAAGGAAACAAAATGTTTGTGTCTTGTCTAGTCCATTAGCTTGACTACTTAGacctttattttataatatttcaacaGGTTTGAGTATGTATGCTGCCATTTAGAGTTTTattaaggtggaaactcaggtggaGTCAACTTCGCAAGTTGATAGCTTGAGAGTCTATAGATGACAATTTAGTTAAATCTATCAAATTatttagggcttgtttgggtgagcttttaagaaaaaatcttttttcgagttatctttttttaaaagatcttatagagaagtaaaagtaattttatgtttggatatctcatgtaaaaaggtctttttatcaatcaattatgtttgggtataacaatataaaagtacttttttgtttatttattacatgaaaaacatcttttttttaaggaaaaaagatcttttaaaaaaagatgtaaattacagcttctcaaaaaagatctttttttgattttactagtgcttttacttttactactagaaatttgccaaacaccttaaaaataaaataagatcttttttcattgaaaaaagattttttttttaacaaaataatggcgcccaagcATGCACTTAAtagttctcaactatcaacttcacagcTTCCACTTTTTAATAATTAGATGAGAAGAAAATGAACTAACCCCTTCCTTTCGTGTGTCATTGTAGTGTTTCATAGCCAAAATATGCCAATGACAACGACGCTCAAAAATCCCTTGTATCTCTTCTCTGTAAAGGGTGATAAGGGAGAAGTGATTAAGAATATGTATTAAATGTTAATTTGAATTGCATTGAATATGTATTAAATGTTAATTTGAATTGCATTAAGATACTTGGGCGGATTTGGTTCAGTAAGAGTATAGCCTGCATAGGGGACTCTGGCTGCTATTGCTGATGGTGATGGTATATTGCTAAAAATTTTTGGTGTCACATATCTGTGAAGGACAATTAATTAAGAATGAATGTATATGAATGGAATTGATATTGATATCTCATCTAAATTAGGGCATGTACTCACTTAGAAGCCTTTGGTTTGGGAGATATCTCATCTCTGTGAAGgacaataaattatattaactGAATTGCAGTGAGATATATAAAAATTAGGGCATGCAATGCAAGTACGGACTTAGGTTGGGGAGAAGGAGGTGGAAGATCCTTGTAAATTGTATCGAGAATGCCTGGTTCATAACGAGGATTGAGTGGATCATAACGAGGAGGTGATGCTGCTGATGATGCCGTGTCAAGAATTTCTTGTTTGTCATCTCTGTGAAGGATAAGAAGGAAAAATTGATGAAGTAGATATGAATGGAGTTGATATTCTAAATGAGGGCATCTACTCACTTTGACGGCGAAAAGCTTCTTCCTGATGAGAACGAATTTGCCGATGACATGTCAGATGCGAAAGACGAAGGGGGAGATCCGGGaaaatcctctcaatttttttttaacaattgagggagtaaagtgtgatctcccaccattaattttataaatgggTCCagaaataaatatgagagagagaacAATAAAAGGTTAGAAATCACACTTtacactctcaatttttttttaacaattgagaggatccattcccgGGAGATCCCTCCTCTCAGTTTCAAACTCTTTTATagttttgtttttactttttagccCCGCCCTATACGCCTTCGCTTTGACATGGGCACGTGGGAAATCAATCCGTTCTTTTTCTATTCacaaaaaaaatctctttttttcaaaaaaatataaataagttactaactttttttaagaaaatatttaatatttaaatatttaaattctttcGCTTAAAATATACaaggacaaataaatttttagtttttcattcaaaatatataaagataaattAATCCTTTAAAGGGACTTAGATGCCTCACTCTTAAAAGTGAGCGATgttattgaatttttatttagtcGAAGACTTATTTATCTTCGGAATAAAAAATCAAGGACTTATTTATCGTTTACTTTTTTTTAGTTAACCAgaccatttttatttttcatatttttaaagtaaaatgacaaatagacttttcaatatttatatattagaaaatattatttgtataccaaaattagtcactaaaattagccacctgtaaatacatgtgtagtttaatatttttttaatatgtatttatatttcagtatctattttatactaataactgacTTTAATGACTGATTTTGGTATATACTTAGTATAACCCTTATATAttaatctttgaaaaaaaaactaCTAATAAAATTCTTTGTGATAACAGATATGGACATAATATTACCGTATTAATTTTTATCATGACGGTAAAATGATTTAATTTGAACATAACTTTTATACGTCTGTAATAGtggaaaacttttattttttccttCAAAAATTAATATGTACAAAGTGTAAATATTCAAAGACTTATttgtttttttagttatttttatttgtatttgataaaaagaaTGAGCATAGCAGAGATAATCATTACTCATTAGTATAGTACTAACTtcaaagttaaaattttaaagcTTAGTAAATTCAACAACttgatcaaaaataaaatatacaaaacaaGTAAGGATGATTACCAAACAAAATTATAGCACACACCAACTAAATTAACCAGAAAATCAAACTCCACAGAATCTACAATCAAACACCTTTGGTCCCAAGAAAACTCATACTTTGTCACTCTAAAGACAAGAATTTTGTTTCTACTTTTGCAAGAAGCAGTTGCAACTTGCTTCCCTTTCACTTCTTGCCCATATTCGAGTATCTTCACTAACCATTTTAACTATTTACTATCTCAGAAATGCCATGAATGAAGCTTTGAAGGACATAAAAGGTGGCAAGAACAAGAAGTAGTCAGTAAATCAGTAATCATTTACACATTGCTTCCACTCTTCTTGTCCTTCAATTCGAATCGAAACTGACAACAGTTTGAAGCATCAGAATGTCTAATCCAATATCATTTCGTCCCATTTCGCTCTACTCCATTGCTTTCCATCAGTCCAGATATGTACAACTCAATATTGTATCCTCCATGAGTTCTGCAAGAATGATCTCACCCATTTCGAAACCAACGGCTTCAGCATCAAACCGAAGATCCATCCACATGCTACTTTTTTCCATGTCTTTCCTGACAATTTTGTCCAAAGTTCGAGGCGGGGGTAAGGGAAGGAAATGCCAGCACATTGCTTCCCAAACCTTGACAATAACCACTTTCATATTTGGACTTGGCCTTATGCTAAGATTCTTCACAAAGGATACAAAAGGTGAGACAGCAAAGTAATGCCAACAAACCTCCATCAGAACTTCATTGATACAGTCATAAAGAAGCTTCTGATCATGGCAAAGCTGGTTTGCTGGAAGCTCTTCCTGATCAAACAATGAAGGATCTAGTATCTTATCCGAGGAATGGCATTTCATCAATAATTGATCCATAGTCAATTCAGAGGCTTGCAGGACTGATTTGATGTACTTGTATATCAATTCATTTTCTTCAAGGCAATATTTTCCTTTCTGGATTTGGTTCACAGGTGAATAGTCTTGTTCTTCGAATTCAATATTTAGCGGCCGTACTGCTACTTGAACTGAAAATCAAGAATGAATGTGATgttagattaaaataaatatagcaaTCAGAAAAAGGTATGCTACCATGTGTTATGCATTGTCAAGAGAAGCATGATATAGCAACCTCCTTAAGAATTAAATTTGCATCCACAGATAGCACTAGTGCAGGAATTCTTACTAGGTTGATATTCGGAGTAACTGGGGCTGATTTCATCCTCTATGAATGGTGTATCAAAAACAGATACAGGACTTGGCCTCCCACACATTTCTGCACCACTTTCTAGCTCTTCAGTTTTCTTTGTGAATGAGGACTGAGATGATGATGGTGGGGTAGATTGTTGGTTTTCGCCTATACCGTCCTGCTGAAGGAACAAATAATAGTTTAGGCTTTAGATACAGTTTTGTGGATATTGAATACAACATAATTACAAAGATCAATTTATTCTCAAACCATTGATTTGTGTAAAAACTTAATGCAATATGAAACATTACTAGAGTGAAGCATTGACCTCAGTAATTTCTAAGATATCACAACTCTGTTCATCATTTCTAATGCTGAGGTGAATTGGTTCTGAGAAAGATTCCAAGATATTGATCTCTTTTTCAGATTCTACATCACCTGCACACAAATAAATTATAGAAACTCCATAAGTAATAGACTAAATGCAAACATGCATGCATCTACTACTTAAATGATAACATTACCTTCGACAACTATCTCGTCTTTAACAGCACAATAGCCTTCTGCTTTATCAACATGACTAAGTTCATCAGGAAAATTTGATTCCAACTTAATTTCTCGTACTAAATTATTAGAGCTTCTGTCACGTATACTTGACTGCTTCTCTGGATTATCAGTTTCCTGAGCTAAATTATTCACAAAGGTTGCCTGTTTGGGGGACATATTGTCATAAGCCTCCCAAGTTTTATCCGAGGTAGAAAATCTTGTCTGTTCAGTCAAAAAATGATGCTCCCAACGCCTTGAAGGACTGCCAAGGGGCGAAAAGTTGTACTCCGGAAGGGATAGAATTCTCCCAAGGGTCTTGGAAATCTGCCTACTCGACATGTCCATGTTCTCATCACTCCTACCTATCACCTCAGACAGATGCTTCTTGGCCTCAGTGTATAAGTGAGAGGCCCTTTTCTTTTTATAACTACCAGTTTCTTGCTCGACAATCAATTCCGGATCTTTCAGTTTAGTAGGCCTTGCAATTTTCTCAAGGAAGAAATGATCTTTGTTAGGAGATCTCATTCCAACATTGTCTTTAAGAATGGCTTTGTTGCTAGGCCTTTGACATTCAGCAGGGTATCTTTTTGAGATGCCTTCAGGATTTGCATGTTTCTCTCTTCCCATTGCATGCTTCAACTTGTTTTTTAAATCTGTAAGCGAAAAATGTGAACTACCTCTTGCAGAAGGACTACTGTGTTTGGCAGTATCATGAGATTGCAGGGATGAGGCAATGTTGTTTCTGGTTTCAGAACTTTGCAACCCCATTGATCCAGGCTTCAGAATTACAATTCTATTTGAAGTCTCAGTTTTGCCATTCTCATTTGTTGGATTTTTCGGCTGAGACTTTGTTTTTTTCCTGAAGAAGTTATGCTTCTTGTGGTTTACAGTCTCCCTTGTTGGTTCCACATTTCTAAAATCTTGTTCGGTGAAGTTGGAACAAGTAACAGAACTATATTCATTGTTATCTCTCCCATGAGATTTCGCAAACTCTTGTATACATTTCAACAAAAGTGAATTTGGGTTTTGTAGAAGTGCAAGAAACAATTCCTTGTCTGAGCTTATAAACTGAAGTGCTTCCATAAGTTCATGGGAATGAAGGTATTTTCTAGCTTCTGCCAGATCTTTGCCATTCAGTATCATCTGATTCACAAATTCATGAATTACCTCTCTTGCAATGTTTTCAGAAATTGCATGCTTCTGGTTTGACTGAGTATGAACTCCTCTATCATTGCCATGCTTCACAGAACAAGACTCTTTAAAGTGACAAAACTCTTCAATTATGTTATCCAGATCAAGATCATCTTTTGATTGCCGCCGAGAGTGTTGATTATGCAAGTACTTGGATTTCATGGTTGCATCCAAATTCAGATTATCAATGTCCATATCACAGCTTTTACTGCTagatttctttttccttttgtaatCCGTCTGCTGCGGAACTTCACATCTTAACCTGGATCCATTTGGTTCTACTTTGGCATTATATACATCCTTCTCTGTGGTTTGATCAATGAACATCTCTTCTTCTATGAGTTTCTTCACACTATGCTTAATAGCACCAGTTTTCACTGTTGGCCTCTTACTCTCTCCAGTGTCCTGAAACATGACATATTGATATCAATAAATGCACAAACATCCTTGTAGCAGTAACTGAATTCTTCTAGTCTCCTAAAATTTGTTAACTTTCACTTGTAATGAGTTTCAATTGAATAATACAAGGGATGGCCAGACTCACAAAATTGCCATGAGAAACTTCATCCAAATCGCTCAACATCTCAAACTTGTTCTTAGAAGGCACATCTCCTGAAGGAaaaagtaataattaaattaataattgatattgatttatttttcttaatcaaGCACAGCTGCACACAAGTATATTCCACAATAATAATAGATAGGCTATCCTGCACAAATATGATTTGTAGATACTACAAGAAGTTATGATAAAATTAGTCACAAGTATAAGAAGTTTAAGGTAGTAGTATTTGATGTAGATACATGTACAGCATGCATAGGTGAGAAAAAATGAAATATTCATGATTGTAGATAGGGAAAGTATGTTCTGATGAAAAGTTTTATAGCATTCTAGAAAATTTTTTGGAATGAAAAACATCAATTACTCCACAACTATTTGGAACACCGATCTATGAAACTATAATGTTTAACACCATTCTTACCAACAACATGCTTGCTGCTTCGCCTTCTATCTGCAATCAACTTGCGAGTTGAGTGACCATGGCGGAAATCAAACATACTAATAAAGCCCCACATACACCCTGACTTGTCTTTCTCATACCGGATGGAGCGCCTCTGAGACTTCTTTGCCATAATGATTGGGCACAGTTGACTACGTTCTTTCGTCTTTAGGCCTTATTACAATCGTCATCCGAACCACTTCACTGGTAAGATCATGCTACCTGATCAATGAACAAAACCATTAAGCAAATATATGTAGTTAAAAATCATTAGAACACTATGATCACTCCCTTAAATCTAATGCCATAGCTTTGTAGTAAGTATATGAAGAACAATGCTCTTTATGCAAACTTATAGAGAGGATTCAAACATAGCTACAGATATATCATTGAAAATTATCAACTTGGTGAGGTAAAACAGAACAATCATTGGATGGTAAGATTTAGAGGCTACTGAATCAAGAAACACAACAAGAATTTAACAAGTAGAAGATCCAACTAAATTGAGTGGTTACCAATTTAAGTCATGTAGCTAGAAGTCTAGAACTAAACTAGCATAGGAAAAACTGAGATTGATGCAACTAAGTACCTGCTACTATGAGGCTTTTTGAATCAAACAAAGAATCTAGGAATTCAAGTTCAGCTCCCCAAGTTTCTCAACTGAGTGAAGCTCAAGGAGTCATAGTCATCGCTTCCTTTGGAGGGTAAGGTATCAATACCTTGTTTGTTTCTACTGAATTCTAAAAGTTTCCACAGAGAAAGCTGAAATAAATCCCACTCATCTTCTCCTCTCTTCAAAGAAAAGTCCAAACTGATACACAACCATTAATAAGGCTTCAGCTTTTATAATTGGCATGTAATCAAACACTTGCAGCATATTGATCAAACTTGACGGAGAAGATTGATCAAGCTTATCTTCAATAATGTTCAGTGACTCAAACAAATCCAAATTCTATAATCACCAGTTCATGATGAGCTCCATCAGTAGCTATGCACAGCAGAATCCATGGCTGCACCAAGTGATGAATTCATATCCTTCAAAAGTTGATTGAACCATTTAAGCAAATCAACAAACAGAACAGGGGCAATCCAAATTCCCAATGATGTTCCTCCTCCACCAAGAAAAACCAAAATGTATGATGAAAGCTTGGagctttttttatcttttgtgtgtatgtatgtttttttttttccaatctcAATCTCAACTAGATAGCAACCTGAATTCTCTTCACTTTAACActcaaaaatacttttttttcaaTGGAAAATTCTGTATTAAAACACTTGATATTCTATTTACCACGAATGAAAATGGAGACTTTTTGCAAATGGGGGGTGTGTTTGACAgcgaaaaatgaagaaaaatggaaATGAAAGCACCGACCCACTAATATTTTTGAGGAATGATTCTGATtctgagaagaaaaaaaaaagtgaaaaaggagagaaagaaaaatggTGGTGACTGGTGTGGTTGGAGAAGGATGGAAAGTGAAAGCTTTACAACAATGGTATTAATctttttagtattattattagtattaggaTTATGGTaccaaatacaaatacaaatacaaatatgaCAGTTGAAGTTAGCTAGATTGAAGGCCCCACACAACATGTCTTCCTATGTTGGTGTTTTTTGTAGCTAAAAAATTAagggaaaaaaatgagaaaaagaaaactaGGGTGgatctaaattataattttttttttaaattatgagtAAGACTCGAATTTGCTACTTTTAAGTGAGAATGAGAAGACCAGAGACGAATCTAGAAAAAATTAACAATGgggcaaaaatatataaaataaaatttatgtataaatattttattttatcttttttttttcatagtatACTCTAACATAATATATCAAGGATTAATCTGTCGTGGATCTGAAATTCATTTAAGAGCCTGTCAttatctaataaattattatatatacaaaataaaatttaaattcttgatTCTTGCTTAAATGAACTACTGATGTTCTAAGACATATTTTAAATACCTTCTAATTAATTAGTATCATGAagctaattattattattcttttagttaatttatttatttattttaggaataaatataatataataaaaaaataaatattaacatttatatataattatatttttttatcaaattttttgtgGGGACAAATAACCCCTCTTACTTCTACTTGGATCCATGCTTGAAGAAGACTATACTATTTAAGTTATAGATCGTTGGCGATCTAAATTATAGTTAGTAAATGAAAGATTTATCAACTTAATCAAGATCATTAACTACTACATACACATGAAGAAGACAtaacattt is drawn from Arachis hypogaea cultivar Tifrunner chromosome 12, arahy.Tifrunner.gnm2.J5K5, whole genome shotgun sequence and contains these coding sequences:
- the LOC112726269 gene encoding uncharacterized protein isoform X1, whose protein sequence is MAKKSQRRSIRYEKDKSGCMWGFISMFDFRHGHSTRKLIADRRRSSKHVVGDVPSKNKFEMLSDLDEVSHGNFDTGESKRPTVKTGAIKHSVKKLIEEEMFIDQTTEKDVYNAKVEPNGSRLRCEVPQQTDYKRKKKSSSKSCDMDIDNLNLDATMKSKYLHNQHSRRQSKDDLDLDNIIEEFCHFKESCSVKHGNDRGVHTQSNQKHAISENIAREVIHEFVNQMILNGKDLAEARKYLHSHELMEALQFISSDKELFLALLQNPNSLLLKCIQEFAKSHGRDNNEYSSVTCSNFTEQDFRNVEPTRETVNHKKHNFFRKKTKSQPKNPTNENGKTETSNRIVILKPGSMGLQSSETRNNIASSLQSHDTAKHSSPSARGSSHFSLTDLKNKLKHAMGREKHANPEGISKRYPAECQRPSNKAILKDNVGMRSPNKDHFFLEKIARPTKLKDPELIVEQETGSYKKKRASHLYTEAKKHLSEVIGRSDENMDMSSRQISKTLGRILSLPEYNFSPLGSPSRRWEHHFLTEQTRFSTSDKTWEAYDNMSPKQATFVNNLAQETDNPEKQSSIRDRSSNNLVREIKLESNFPDELSHVDKAEGYCAVKDEIVVEGDVESEKEINILESFSEPIHLSIRNDEQSCDILEITEQDGIGENQQSTPPSSSQSSFTKKTEELESGAEMCGRPSPVSVFDTPFIEDEISPSYSEYQPIQVAVRPLNIEFEEQDYSPVNQIQKGKYCLEENELIYKYIKSVLQASELTMDQLLMKCHSSDKILDPSLFDQEELPANQLCHDQKLLYDCINEVLMEVCWHYFAVSPFVSFVKNLSIRPSPNMKVVIVKVWEAMCWHFLPLPPPRTLDKIVRKDMEKSSMWMDLRFDAEAVGFEMGEIILAELMEDTILSCTYLD
- the LOC112726269 gene encoding uncharacterized protein isoform X2, encoding MAKKSQRRSIRYEKDKSGCMWGFISMFDFRHGHSTRKLIADRRRSSKHVVGDVPSKNKFEMLSDLDEVSHGNFDTGESKRPTVKTGAIKHSVKKLIEEEMFIDQTTEKDVYNAKVEPNGSRLRCEVPQQTDYKRKKKSSSKSCDMDIDNLNLDATMKSKYLHNQHSRRQSKDDLDLDNIIEEFCHFKESCSVKHGNDRGVHTQSNQKHAISENIAREVIHEFVNQMILNGKDLAEARKYLHSHELMEALQFISSDKELFLALLQNPNSLLLKCIQEFAKSHGRDNNEYSSVTCSNFTEQDFRNVEPTRETVNHKKHNFFRKKTKSQPKNPTNENGKTETSNRIVILKPGSMGLQSSETRNNIASSLQSHDTAKHSSPSARGSSHFSLTDLKNKLKHAMGREKHANPEGISKRYPAECQRPSNKAILKDNVGMRSPNKDHFFLEKIARPTKLKDPELIVEQETGSYKKKRASHLYTEAKKHLSEVIGRSDENMDMSSRQISKTLGRILSLPEYNFSPLGSPSRRWEHHFLTEQTRFSTSDKTWEAYDNMSPKQATFVNNLAQETDNPEKQSSIRDRSSNNLVREIKLESNFPDELSHVDKAEGYCAVKDEIVVEGDVESEKEINILESFSEPIHLSIRNDEQSCDILEITEDGIGENQQSTPPSSSQSSFTKKTEELESGAEMCGRPSPVSVFDTPFIEDEISPSYSEYQPIQVAVRPLNIEFEEQDYSPVNQIQKGKYCLEENELIYKYIKSVLQASELTMDQLLMKCHSSDKILDPSLFDQEELPANQLCHDQKLLYDCINEVLMEVCWHYFAVSPFVSFVKNLSIRPSPNMKVVIVKVWEAMCWHFLPLPPPRTLDKIVRKDMEKSSMWMDLRFDAEAVGFEMGEIILAELMEDTILSCTYLD